The Quercus robur chromosome 7, dhQueRobu3.1, whole genome shotgun sequence genome has a segment encoding these proteins:
- the LOC126692591 gene encoding protein RETICULATA-RELATED 3, chloroplastic-like, with product MGSMAAQLQLRCSNNNPRQYRCNNNVSDNRFNTAPPASISFPCSSSSSSPSSSSSLNNNQKRSIKLIPNKLLPFAGGGSDGGAGIGRGGGNGGWSGGAGGDGNDFGNDSSKSSGKGFGLLGLFLNGWRSRVAADPQFAFKVLMEELVGVSACVIGDMASRPNFGLNELDFVFSTLVVGSILNFTLMYLLAPTLSASSASLPAIFASCPASHMFEPGAYSLLNRCGTFVYKGAVFAAVGFAAGVVGTALSNGLISLRKKMDPNFETPNKAPPTLLNALTWALHMGINSNFRYQTLNGIEFLLAKGLPPFAFKSSVVVLRCLNNVLGGMSFVILARITGSQSAEEAKPVAVEVGSVAEKEKLIDGSEDLQSNQSTYK from the coding sequence ATGGGAAGCATGGCGGCTCAGCTTCAGCTTCGTTGCTCTAATAATAATCCTAGACAATATCGCTGCAACAACAACGTTAGCGATAATCGATTCAACACTGCCCCACCTGCTTCAATTTCGTTTCCATGTTCTTCTTCATCATcgtcaccatcatcatcatcatcgctCAACAACAATCAAAAGCGCTCTATAAAATTAATCCCCAACAAGTTATTGCCTTTTGCCGGCGGAGGCAGCGACGGCGGAGCTGGGATCGGACGTGGCGGCGGTAATGGAGGCTGGAGTGGAGGAGCAGGAGGAGATGGGAATGATTTTGGTAATGATTCTTCTAAGTCTTCTGGGAAAGGATTTGGgcttttgggtttgtttttgaaTGGATGGAGATCGAGGGTTGCTGCAGATCCACAATTTGCTTTCAAGGTTCTAATGGAAGAGTTGGTGGGTGTCTCTGCTTGTGTTATTGGAGACATGGCTTCTCGACCCAACTTTGGTCTTAACGAGCTCGACTTTGTGTTCTCAACTCTTGTTGTTGGATCCATTCTTAACTTCACTCTTATGTATCTATTGGCACCAACGTTGTCTGCTTCATCGGCTTCTCTGCCTGCAATCTTTGCTAGCTGTCCCGCCAGTCATATGTTCGAACCCGGTGCTTATTCCCTTCTCAATCGATGTGGGACTTTTGTGTACAAAGGAGCTGTCTTTGCTGCTGTTGGTTTTGCTGCTGGGGTTGTAGGGACTGCACTTTCAAATGGGTTAATCAGTTTGAGGAAGAAGATGGATCCCAATTTTGAGACCCCCAATAAGGCTCCTCCAACACTGTTGAATGCGCTCACTTGGGCTCTTCACATGGGGATTAATAGTAATTTCAGGTACCAGACTTTGAATGGGATTGAGTTCTTGTTGGCTAAGGGGTTGCCTCCGTTTGCGTTTAAGTCCTCGGTGGTGGTTCTGAGATGCTTGAACAATGTTCTTGGTGGGATGTCCTTTGTGATATTGGCTAGGATTACGGGGTCTCAGAGTGCTGAGGAAGCTAAACCAGTTGCGGTGGAGGTGGGTTCGGTTGCAGAGAAGGAGAAGTTGATTGATGGGAGTGAGGATTTGCAGAGCAATCAGTCGACTTACAAGTGA